The following are from one region of the candidate division KSB1 bacterium genome:
- a CDS encoding MbtH family protein: MNANSSEAEMLYKVVINHEEQYSIWPADRENALGWRDAGCTGSKAECLAYIEQVWQDMRPLSLRRQMDTAMPIRENHP, encoded by the coding sequence ATGAACGCCAATTCCTCCGAAGCGGAGATGCTTTATAAAGTCGTCATCAATCACGAAGAACAATATTCCATCTGGCCGGCGGACCGTGAGAATGCCCTGGGCTGGCGCGATGCCGGGTGCACCGGCAGCAAGGCCGAGTGTCTGGCATACATCGAGCAGGTGTGGCAGGACATGCGGCCGCTCAGTCTGCGCCGGCAGATGGATACCGCCATGCCCATTCGCGAAAATCACCCGTGA
- a CDS encoding class I SAM-dependent methyltransferase: protein MREFYDAFAPFYNDFYDLIDYPAWASLIQEVLDELLPPPRRVLEAGCGTGAMLAEIALAPHQTCVGVDQSRPMLDICAKKCFVNARPALVQGNLLGLGFRDESFDAVLGVFSLLNLYGAAGRRALLAEVRRVLRPNGIFLTDFATIGRYFQLREAASRGRETSHWESAFEIQQSFPAQAVLSETGECVIDRILRTGSQTVQHRMYFFETTALLAELAAAGLEAIRTGPLVPDSSAATANRLMLIGRKPCNASMRTSSTNASRSSASTRA from the coding sequence TTGCGCGAGTTCTACGACGCCTTTGCGCCGTTCTACAACGATTTCTATGATCTGATCGACTACCCGGCATGGGCCAGCCTGATTCAGGAGGTACTCGACGAACTGTTGCCGCCGCCGCGTCGCGTGTTGGAGGCAGGCTGCGGCACCGGTGCCATGCTGGCGGAAATCGCCCTCGCGCCGCACCAAACCTGTGTGGGCGTGGACCAGAGCCGGCCAATGCTTGACATTTGCGCAAAAAAATGCTTTGTTAATGCGCGGCCTGCCCTGGTGCAGGGCAATCTTCTGGGCCTCGGTTTTCGTGACGAAAGCTTCGATGCGGTGCTCGGTGTTTTCAGCCTGCTCAATCTCTATGGTGCCGCCGGTCGCCGCGCGCTGCTTGCTGAAGTCCGGCGCGTGCTCAGACCCAACGGCATTTTTCTGACGGATTTTGCCACTATCGGGCGTTATTTTCAGTTGCGCGAGGCCGCCAGCCGCGGCCGGGAAACCTCGCATTGGGAATCAGCGTTCGAAATTCAGCAATCCTTCCCGGCTCAGGCAGTATTGTCTGAAACCGGGGAATGCGTGATTGACCGAATCCTGCGCACCGGCAGCCAGACGGTTCAGCATCGCATGTATTTCTTCGAGACCACCGCACTGCTGGCTGAACTGGCCGCAGCCGGTCTGGAAGCAATAAGAACCGGTCCCCTCGTGCCCGACAGCTCCGCAGCCACAGCCAATCGTCTCATGCTGATTGGACGGAAGCCATGCAACGCTTCTATGCGGACATCATCGACGAATGCATCGAGAAGTTCCGCCTCGACGAGGGCTTGA
- a CDS encoding alpha/beta fold hydrolase — protein MENNETHAAEKESRRRHGRAGVIACVVNHLTGLMTTIANSWINTFGARPQARLRLFCFPYAGGSAAVYRPWLKHLPAGVEICAVELPGRGARLRESPFQQLTPLVQAAAAGLRPFLDKPFAFFGHSLGGLLAFEVVRLLRRHGCEPLHLFVSSRRAPHLPENDPPIHHLPASAFVAEVGNRYNGIPRAVHDSPELLQLLLPVMRADFAVFESYVYEPAEPLACPISVFGGRADQRVTQEHLAGWREHTRSSCTLRLFDGGHFYWQDDVIRSALLAAIVQELQPWLNGR, from the coding sequence TTGGAGAACAACGAAACGCATGCCGCAGAGAAGGAATCCCGCCGGCGGCATGGTCGCGCCGGTGTGATTGCGTGTGTGGTGAACCATCTCACTGGATTGATGACGACGATTGCAAATTCCTGGATCAATACTTTTGGTGCCCGGCCGCAGGCGCGGCTGCGGTTGTTTTGTTTCCCCTATGCCGGCGGCAGCGCGGCGGTCTACCGCCCCTGGCTCAAACATTTGCCGGCAGGCGTGGAGATTTGTGCGGTGGAATTGCCGGGACGGGGCGCGCGTTTGCGGGAAAGCCCGTTTCAGCAACTGACACCCTTGGTGCAAGCTGCGGCGGCGGGGCTGCGTCCGTTTCTCGACAAACCTTTTGCGTTCTTTGGCCACAGCCTCGGCGGCCTGCTGGCGTTCGAAGTCGTGCGGCTTTTGCGCCGGCACGGTTGTGAGCCGCTGCACTTGTTTGTTTCCTCACGACGCGCGCCGCACCTGCCGGAAAACGATCCGCCCATTCATCATCTGCCGGCATCCGCATTTGTCGCGGAGGTGGGTAATCGTTACAACGGCATTCCCCGGGCGGTGCACGACAGTCCCGAGTTGCTGCAACTCCTGCTGCCGGTGATGCGCGCGGATTTCGCCGTGTTCGAAAGCTATGTCTATGAGCCGGCGGAGCCGCTGGCGTGTCCGATTTCGGTGTTCGGCGGCCGCGCCGATCAACGCGTGACGCAGGAGCATCTCGCCGGCTGGCGCGAACACACGCGCTCTTCCTGCACGCTGCGGCTGTTTGACGGCGGCCATTTCTACTGGCAGGATGATGTCATCCGCAGTGCCCTGCTCGCCGCGATCGTGCAGGAGCTCCAGCCCTGGTTGAATGGGAGATAA
- a CDS encoding radical SAM protein, which yields MAISTFAVWDAMLAPDSALVSAQGVGALHRLLVENAQLTWFDIDLHKACNLTCNHCFYHDNYPRSSRPPLSVELLEEAIRQAMRMQVRVLTFSGMEPTLSKNFDFAVATAHARRASFAPQAKIGFITNGLTLPHHLDRLVQTPVDFIDISIDGWDAHNFIRSGTRDRVVANFRLAKERLPATRVGSSTVLRNDNIFDVLVMIEHLSAFSNYFYFEPVIAAVDKNVPSLLPGSLLAFVTQLRRLAEKFTDRQKRFSILLNGDQTLPLFYAGILEPEQIEEDELHSLYIRQCFGKTEIDFILRIVPEYYWRSARLSYDGYWLGTCDLLQAPDYRELAGGSFVETPDLPQLMQRSLGRDSLFHQMLGELHQHPCSHTPREQQYCLGCFSRRWVDMVHRRYGCKWARVPVAA from the coding sequence ATGGCAATCTCGACTTTTGCAGTCTGGGATGCGATGCTGGCGCCGGATTCCGCACTGGTGTCGGCGCAGGGCGTTGGGGCACTCCATCGCTTGCTGGTGGAAAACGCACAGTTGACGTGGTTCGACATCGACCTGCACAAAGCGTGCAATCTCACCTGCAATCATTGCTTCTACCACGACAATTATCCCAGGAGCAGCCGGCCGCCGTTGTCTGTCGAATTGCTCGAAGAAGCCATCCGCCAGGCGATGCGCATGCAGGTCCGCGTGTTGACCTTTAGCGGCATGGAACCAACGCTGTCGAAAAACTTCGACTTCGCGGTTGCCACGGCCCATGCCCGCCGCGCCAGTTTCGCTCCCCAAGCCAAAATTGGTTTCATTACCAACGGTCTCACGCTGCCGCATCATCTCGACCGGCTCGTGCAAACGCCGGTTGACTTCATCGACATTTCGATCGACGGCTGGGATGCCCACAACTTCATCCGCTCCGGCACGCGCGATCGTGTCGTCGCCAATTTCAGGCTCGCCAAAGAGCGACTGCCTGCTACCCGGGTCGGCAGCTCGACGGTGCTGCGTAATGACAACATTTTCGACGTGCTCGTGATGATCGAGCATCTCTCCGCGTTCTCGAACTATTTTTACTTCGAGCCGGTCATTGCGGCAGTCGACAAGAATGTCCCTTCGCTGCTGCCGGGCAGTCTCCTGGCCTTCGTCACGCAACTGCGCCGGCTGGCCGAAAAATTCACCGACCGCCAGAAGCGCTTTTCGATCCTGCTCAACGGCGACCAGACCCTGCCTCTCTTCTATGCCGGCATTCTGGAGCCGGAGCAAATCGAAGAGGATGAGTTGCATTCGCTCTACATTCGCCAGTGCTTCGGCAAGACTGAAATCGACTTCATTCTGCGCATCGTGCCGGAATACTACTGGCGCAGCGCGCGCTTGAGCTACGACGGCTACTGGCTCGGCACTTGCGATCTGTTGCAGGCGCCCGATTATCGCGAACTGGCGGGCGGCAGCTTTGTCGAGACCCCCGATCTGCCGCAGCTCATGCAACGCTCGCTCGGCCGCGATTCGCTTTTCCATCAAATGCTCGGGGAACTGCACCAGCATCCCTGCAGCCACACGCCCCGTGAGCAGCAATACTGCCTGGGCTGCTTCAGCAGGCGCTGGGTCGATATGGTGCACCGCCGCTATGGCTGCAAATGGGCAAGAGTGCCGGTTGCCGCCTGA
- a CDS encoding 4'-phosphopantetheinyl transferase superfamily protein produces the protein MLRPEALHVWRIPLDQPETVRDGLQQSLAADEQERAGRFVFLKDCHRFLVARAALRDILSRYLHTAAGDIHFEYSEFGKPALARRHHSDLQFNLSHSNGLALLALTRNRRIGVDIEFLRPVQDFEQIARRFFSANEAAALFCLPAAQRPLAFFTCWTRKEAYIKAVGEGLSHPLAQFDVSLAPDQPAALLATRPDPAEAGRWSLYHLAVDEGYVAALALEGGEVQLSCWQWHPAGIPHNPSWRGPW, from the coding sequence GTGTTGCGCCCCGAAGCTCTCCATGTCTGGCGCATCCCGCTCGATCAGCCGGAAACCGTGCGCGACGGTCTGCAGCAGTCGCTTGCCGCGGATGAGCAGGAACGCGCCGGTCGTTTCGTCTTCTTAAAAGACTGCCACCGTTTCCTGGTGGCGCGGGCGGCGCTGCGCGACATTCTCAGCCGCTATCTGCACACCGCCGCCGGTGACATTCACTTCGAATACAGCGAGTTCGGCAAGCCCGCGCTGGCACGCCGGCATCATAGTGATCTGCAATTCAACCTCTCCCATTCCAACGGCCTGGCACTGCTCGCCCTCACGCGGAACCGCCGCATCGGTGTCGATATCGAATTCCTGCGGCCGGTGCAAGATTTCGAACAAATCGCCCGGCGCTTTTTCTCCGCCAACGAGGCCGCGGCGCTGTTTTGCTTGCCCGCAGCACAAAGGCCACTTGCCTTCTTCACCTGCTGGACGCGCAAGGAAGCCTATATCAAGGCCGTCGGAGAAGGTCTGTCGCATCCGCTCGCGCAGTTTGATGTTTCGCTGGCGCCGGATCAACCCGCCGCCCTGCTCGCCACCCGTCCGGACCCCGCCGAAGCAGGGCGCTGGTCATTGTACCATCTGGCCGTTGACGAAGGTTACGTGGCGGCACTCGCCCTCGAGGGCGGTGAGGTGCAACTCTCCTGTTGGCAATGGCACCCAGCGGGCATCCCGCACAACCCTTCCTGGCGAGGCCCCTGGTGA
- a CDS encoding type I polyketide synthase — translation MTKTRIDMPSCATLVAEAASLSPAYADEAIALIGIGCRFPGGAHSPETFWQLIRDGKDAITEIPPDRFDIARFYDSRPATPGKVISKWGGFLPDLDKFDATFFGISPREAERLDPQQRLLLEVAWEALENAGQTPEHLAESASGVFIGMWINDFEDRLFADPDKIDFYMTTGSGRYTASGRLSYLLGLRGPSVTLDTACSSSLVAVHLACQSLRSGECQVALAGGANAILRPHISIAYSQSQMLAPDGRCKFGDARANGYVRSEGAGLVVLKRLSQALADHDPIIALIVGSVVNNDGRSSGSLGTPGVAGQEDMLRQAYRRAGIAPGRVHYLEAHGTGTRAGDPVELEAIGRVLGADRPAGHPVFVGSVKTNIGHTEGAAGVAGLIKVALSLKHRLIPPSLHFEKPNPNIPWDRLNVAIPTTVQDLSGVEGPLYGGVSAFGISGTNAHVVLQEWQGAVPGEQQKTVVFSSAGAGNGAAAAGSNYLLPLSAKTPEALADLVRACKRYLETTADALPEICSTACLRRAHLEQRLAVVADSKDAMSDKLQSFLQGEKRPGLVSGGKESEEQRRIVFVFPGQGSQWPGMARRLLEKEPAFRDSMQRCEAALRQYVEWSLLEQLQLAESDSGYRLNQIDVIQPVLFSIQVSLAALWRAWGITPAAVVGHSMGEVAATHVAGALTLEEASRIICRRSQLLRRTSGKGAMAVVELTIAEAEKAIAGYEDRLAIAVSNSSRSTVLSGDPAALDEVIAQLERREIFCRRIKVDVASHSPQMDPLREELLQAIHGLQPRPADLPICSTVTGDFIAGERLDRQYWVNNLRQPVLFSAAVRRLRASGHDTFIEISAHPLLLPAIQQELQSLDTSALTLPSMRRDEDEQLVMLESLGGLYVAGHPVAWRHLHPHGRRVVRFPNYPWQRERHWFDEQPAVNGHHTARPAGEHPLLGRRFESAQDGTSFWENEISTQHLPYLAEHRVHGTAVLPAAAFVEMALAAARAVFGDSPAVLEKITFHEALFVPEAPPLRVQTILSPLMPGLASVQVLSRAAHEKAAWKLHASATLSLHAEAWPAAPEPPATRRRRLAESLSAAAHFATQARRGLQYGVSFQGLGELWRTTGEALGRLQLPADLAAERAAYRIHPALLDACFQTLLAAAGDEAQTYLPVQLASLCWQRAPQSTQALWAHAFLTSEGTAGEISGDVLLLDEAGTVLLAARGLRLQALQRETQIVPRDWFHRLVWRELPPPVTPAGNGRPAGLHWLLFADQSGVAQGLAERLREHGAAVTLVTAGTAFRRRKTDHFEIDLQTQEDYRRLLGEAAEWHGIVHLWSLDAAAAPGPMAALNAAPEKGCLSVMYLVQALGEAGLKQPPRLWLVTAGAQAVAEADPPPALAQSPLWGMGAVIANEHPEFKCTRLDLEAAPAADSATALTPLLQELLAGAVEDQVAFRNGRRYAVRLVKWDLATGPDSASDPVSEIEKVPAQPNQGFRVEISRPGILDHLLLRAAPRRAPGPGEIEIQVRAAGLNFLDVMKALGVYPGLEANAPVALGGECAGIVCAVGEGVENFAIGDEVMAITPSFNHTSLLASFVTVPARLAVPKPRPLRFAEAAAVPAVFLTAYYALHHLGRMNAGERVLIHSAAGGVGLAAVQLAQAAGCEIFATAGTPEKRAFLKSRGVHHVFDSRTLDFAGEIKQITAAQEGGSGVDLVLNSLTGAAIPKSLELLRAYGRFLEIGKRDIYQNSRIGLEPFKKNLAYFAIDLAAVISDRPGLIATLLAELGRKFESGDLQPLPVQVFPISAVATAFRTLAQGRHIGKLVLSFEEQNVPVAPAAAPPRRFEEQATYLITGGLGGLGLTLAQWLVEQGARTLVLVGRSAPTAAAQTALAALQAAGARVQVAQADVSQAEEVERVLAQIRHSLPPLKGVFHAAGLLADSTLAQMTAERFVQALRPKVQGAWHLHLLTREDKLDHFVLFSSVAALLGTTGQANYAAANAFLDSLAHYRRRLGLPALSINWGPWSQVGLAAAQTNRGERLESRGLGSLTPAQGLAALAALLSANPAQAAVMPFDFTLWRQFHPAAEHASLLAEFAPAPSAAPASTSASVKPVALKEQLCALESGRKRRTLLEAHLQEQIAQVLKLKPAVVTLNKPLRTLGMDSLMALELRNRLERSLGLTLPATTFFNYPTLAALTKHLAEKMEISLETDLLSQENGSKPPTPDAGRLSFEDTQDIGRILDELEQLSEEEARKILTK, via the coding sequence ATGACCAAAACCCGCATTGACATGCCGTCGTGTGCCACCCTTGTCGCCGAAGCGGCATCGCTGTCGCCCGCCTATGCCGACGAAGCGATCGCCCTCATCGGCATCGGTTGCCGCTTTCCCGGTGGCGCCCATTCGCCGGAAACATTTTGGCAGCTCATCCGGGACGGCAAGGATGCCATCACCGAGATCCCGCCCGATCGCTTCGACATCGCGCGCTTCTACGACAGCCGGCCCGCCACGCCCGGCAAAGTCATCAGCAAGTGGGGCGGTTTTCTGCCGGACCTGGACAAGTTCGACGCCACTTTCTTCGGCATCTCGCCGCGCGAAGCCGAGCGCCTCGACCCGCAGCAGCGTTTGCTGCTGGAAGTGGCCTGGGAAGCTTTGGAAAATGCCGGGCAAACACCCGAGCATTTGGCGGAAAGCGCCTCCGGTGTGTTCATTGGCATGTGGATCAATGATTTCGAGGATCGCCTCTTTGCCGATCCCGACAAGATCGATTTCTACATGACCACCGGCAGCGGGCGGTACACCGCTTCCGGGCGGTTGTCTTACCTGCTCGGTTTGCGCGGCCCGAGCGTGACGCTGGATACCGCCTGCTCGTCTTCGCTGGTGGCGGTGCATCTCGCCTGTCAAAGCCTGCGCAGCGGCGAATGTCAGGTGGCGCTTGCCGGCGGCGCCAATGCGATTCTGCGGCCGCACATCAGCATCGCATATTCGCAGTCGCAAATGCTTGCCCCCGACGGTCGCTGTAAATTTGGCGATGCGCGTGCCAATGGTTATGTGCGCAGTGAAGGCGCGGGCCTGGTTGTGCTCAAACGTTTGTCGCAGGCACTGGCGGACCATGATCCCATCATTGCACTGATCGTGGGCAGCGTGGTGAACAATGATGGCCGCAGCAGCGGCTCGCTCGGCACGCCGGGCGTGGCTGGCCAGGAAGACATGCTGCGCCAGGCTTATCGCCGCGCCGGCATTGCGCCCGGCCGGGTGCATTACCTCGAAGCCCACGGCACCGGCACGCGCGCCGGTGATCCGGTGGAGCTGGAAGCCATCGGCAGGGTGTTGGGTGCCGATCGTCCCGCCGGCCATCCGGTTTTTGTGGGATCGGTCAAGACCAACATCGGTCACACCGAAGGTGCCGCCGGGGTGGCGGGCTTGATCAAAGTCGCGCTCAGCCTGAAGCACCGTCTCATTCCCCCCTCCCTCCATTTCGAGAAACCGAATCCCAACATTCCCTGGGACCGGCTGAATGTCGCCATTCCCACCACCGTGCAGGACTTGTCCGGGGTTGAGGGGCCGCTCTACGGCGGTGTCAGCGCTTTTGGCATTTCGGGAACAAATGCGCATGTCGTGCTGCAGGAATGGCAGGGCGCCGTGCCCGGCGAACAGCAAAAAACCGTGGTGTTCTCGAGTGCCGGCGCGGGCAACGGTGCCGCAGCGGCAGGCAGCAATTATTTACTGCCGCTCTCCGCGAAAACACCGGAAGCGCTCGCCGATTTGGTGCGCGCCTGCAAAAGATATCTCGAGACCACCGCGGACGCGCTGCCGGAGATTTGCAGCACCGCCTGCCTGCGGCGGGCTCATCTCGAGCAGCGTCTCGCGGTGGTGGCGGACAGCAAAGACGCAATGAGCGACAAGCTGCAAAGCTTTCTGCAGGGGGAAAAACGGCCGGGGCTGGTGAGCGGCGGCAAAGAGTCGGAAGAACAGCGCAGGATCGTTTTCGTTTTTCCCGGCCAGGGCTCGCAATGGCCGGGCATGGCGCGCCGCCTGTTGGAAAAGGAACCGGCTTTCCGTGACAGCATGCAGCGCTGTGAAGCGGCGTTGCGGCAGTACGTCGAGTGGTCCCTGTTGGAGCAACTGCAATTGGCGGAGAGCGACAGCGGCTATCGTCTCAATCAAATCGACGTGATTCAACCCGTGCTGTTTTCGATTCAGGTTTCGCTCGCGGCGCTGTGGCGTGCCTGGGGCATCACGCCGGCCGCGGTGGTGGGACACAGCATGGGCGAAGTGGCGGCCACCCATGTGGCGGGCGCATTGACCCTGGAGGAGGCCAGCCGCATCATTTGCCGCCGCAGCCAGTTGTTGCGCCGCACCAGCGGCAAGGGCGCGATGGCGGTGGTGGAATTGACCATCGCCGAGGCGGAAAAGGCCATCGCCGGTTATGAAGACCGGCTTGCCATCGCGGTCAGCAACAGCTCGCGCTCGACCGTGCTCTCCGGCGATCCCGCCGCACTCGATGAAGTGATCGCACAACTGGAACGGCGCGAAATTTTCTGCCGCCGCATCAAAGTGGACGTGGCCTCGCACAGCCCGCAGATGGATCCGCTGCGCGAGGAGCTGCTGCAGGCCATTCATGGTTTGCAGCCGCGGCCCGCCGACCTTCCCATCTGCTCGACGGTCACCGGCGACTTCATCGCCGGTGAGCGCCTTGACCGGCAATACTGGGTCAACAATCTGCGCCAGCCGGTGTTGTTCTCCGCCGCGGTGCGCCGGCTGCGCGCCAGCGGCCACGACACCTTCATCGAAATCAGCGCGCATCCGTTGCTGCTGCCCGCCATTCAACAGGAACTGCAGTCGCTCGACACCAGCGCCCTCACCCTGCCTTCGATGCGGCGCGATGAAGACGAGCAGCTTGTCATGCTGGAATCGCTCGGCGGACTTTATGTGGCCGGTCATCCCGTTGCCTGGCGCCACCTGCATCCGCACGGCCGGCGGGTGGTGCGTTTTCCGAATTATCCCTGGCAGCGTGAGCGCCACTGGTTCGACGAGCAGCCTGCCGTGAACGGCCACCACACGGCACGACCTGCCGGCGAGCATCCCCTGCTCGGCCGCCGGTTCGAGTCGGCACAGGACGGCACCAGCTTTTGGGAGAATGAGATCAGCACCCAGCATTTGCCCTATCTCGCGGAGCATCGCGTGCACGGCACGGCGGTGCTGCCGGCCGCGGCCTTTGTCGAAATGGCGCTCGCGGCGGCGCGCGCCGTCTTCGGCGACAGCCCGGCCGTGCTCGAAAAAATCACCTTTCACGAGGCGCTGTTCGTCCCCGAGGCGCCGCCGTTGCGTGTGCAAACGATTCTCTCACCCCTCATGCCGGGGCTGGCTTCGGTTCAAGTGTTGAGCCGCGCGGCGCATGAAAAAGCTGCGTGGAAGCTGCATGCCAGCGCCACTCTCAGTCTGCATGCGGAGGCTTGGCCCGCTGCACCGGAGCCGCCCGCAACCAGACGCCGCCGCCTGGCCGAAAGCCTGAGCGCCGCCGCGCATTTTGCGACGCAGGCGCGGCGTGGCTTGCAGTACGGCGTTTCCTTTCAGGGTCTCGGTGAATTGTGGCGGACAACGGGGGAAGCGCTGGGCCGGCTGCAACTGCCCGCCGATTTAGCCGCGGAGAGGGCGGCATACCGCATTCATCCCGCGCTGCTGGATGCCTGCTTTCAGACGTTGCTGGCCGCCGCCGGGGATGAGGCCCAAACCTATCTGCCGGTGCAGCTCGCGAGTTTGTGCTGGCAGCGTGCGCCGCAGAGCACGCAAGCGCTCTGGGCGCATGCCTTTCTCACGTCGGAGGGCACAGCCGGCGAGATTTCCGGTGATGTCCTGCTGCTGGATGAAGCCGGCACCGTTTTGCTCGCAGCACGCGGCCTGCGCTTGCAGGCATTGCAGAGGGAAACGCAAATCGTGCCGCGCGATTGGTTCCACCGCCTGGTTTGGCGTGAACTCCCGCCGCCGGTGACGCCCGCCGGCAACGGCAGGCCTGCGGGTTTGCACTGGCTGCTCTTTGCAGATCAATCCGGTGTCGCGCAAGGGCTGGCAGAGAGGCTGCGCGAACACGGCGCCGCGGTCACGCTGGTCACGGCCGGGACGGCATTTCGCCGCAGAAAAACGGATCACTTCGAAATCGATCTGCAAACGCAGGAAGACTATCGGCGTCTGCTCGGTGAAGCAGCAGAGTGGCATGGCATCGTGCATCTGTGGAGCCTGGATGCCGCGGCAGCACCCGGGCCAATGGCAGCACTCAACGCGGCGCCGGAAAAAGGATGCCTGAGTGTGATGTATTTGGTGCAGGCACTGGGCGAAGCAGGCCTGAAGCAGCCGCCGCGCCTGTGGCTGGTCACGGCTGGCGCGCAGGCGGTCGCGGAAGCGGATCCGCCACCAGCCCTTGCACAATCGCCGCTGTGGGGAATGGGCGCGGTGATCGCCAACGAGCATCCGGAATTCAAATGCACACGCCTCGATCTCGAGGCGGCTCCGGCTGCTGATTCGGCCACAGCCCTCACCCCGCTGTTGCAGGAATTGCTCGCCGGGGCGGTCGAAGATCAAGTCGCATTTCGCAACGGCAGGCGGTACGCCGTGCGGCTGGTGAAATGGGATTTGGCAACCGGGCCGGATTCAGCCAGTGACCCTGTTTCAGAAATCGAAAAGGTGCCGGCACAACCTAATCAGGGTTTTCGCGTCGAAATCTCCCGGCCCGGTATTTTGGATCATCTGCTGCTGCGAGCTGCGCCCCGCCGTGCGCCCGGCCCCGGTGAAATCGAAATTCAAGTGCGGGCCGCCGGTCTCAATTTTCTCGATGTGATGAAGGCCCTGGGAGTCTATCCCGGGCTGGAGGCGAACGCGCCGGTGGCGCTGGGCGGTGAATGCGCGGGCATAGTCTGTGCGGTGGGCGAAGGTGTCGAAAATTTCGCAATCGGCGATGAAGTGATGGCGATTACACCGTCCTTCAATCATACTTCCCTGCTGGCATCCTTTGTGACGGTGCCGGCGCGTCTCGCCGTGCCGAAGCCGCGGCCGTTGCGTTTCGCCGAAGCGGCGGCGGTGCCGGCAGTTTTTCTGACGGCGTATTACGCCCTGCATCATCTCGGCCGCATGAACGCCGGCGAGCGCGTGTTGATTCATTCTGCGGCCGGCGGCGTGGGGTTGGCGGCTGTGCAACTTGCGCAGGCGGCTGGCTGCGAAATTTTTGCGACTGCCGGCACGCCGGAGAAGCGCGCCTTTCTGAAAAGTCGCGGTGTCCACCACGTGTTCGACTCCCGCACCCTCGACTTCGCCGGCGAGATCAAACAGATCACGGCGGCGCAGGAGGGCGGTAGTGGCGTCGATCTGGTGTTGAACTCGCTCACTGGCGCCGCCATTCCCAAAAGCCTGGAGCTGCTGCGCGCCTACGGCCGCTTTTTGGAAATCGGCAAACGTGACATCTATCAGAACAGCCGGATTGGACTCGAGCCGTTCAAGAAGAATCTTGCCTACTTTGCCATCGATCTCGCCGCCGTGATCAGCGACCGGCCCGGGCTGATCGCAACGCTGCTTGCGGAGTTGGGACGGAAATTCGAGAGCGGTGATTTGCAGCCACTGCCGGTGCAGGTCTTTCCGATCAGCGCTGTCGCCACTGCCTTTCGCACGCTGGCACAGGGCCGGCACATCGGCAAACTCGTTTTGTCATTCGAGGAGCAAAACGTGCCGGTTGCGCCGGCCGCCGCCCCGCCGCGCCGGTTCGAAGAACAGGCCACCTATCTCATCACCGGCGGTCTGGGCGGGCTGGGCCTGACGCTGGCGCAATGGCTGGTGGAACAGGGCGCCCGCACGCTGGTGCTGGTGGGAAGAAGCGCGCCCACCGCCGCCGCCCAAACGGCACTGGCCGCATTGCAGGCGGCCGGCGCGCGCGTGCAGGTGGCACAGGCCGATGTCAGCCAGGCGGAAGAGGTCGAGCGCGTGCTCGCGCAGATCCGGCACAGCCTGCCGCCGCTTAAGGGCGTGTTTCATGCGGCGGGCCTGCTGGCCGACAGCACACTGGCACAGATGACGGCCGAACGTTTTGTGCAGGCTCTGCGGCCCAAGGTGCAGGGCGCCTGGCATCTGCATCTTTTGACGAGGGAAGACAAGCTCGATCACTTCGTGCTGTTCTCCTCGGTGGCAGCGCTGTTGGGCACCACCGGGCAGGCCAACTACGCCGCGGCCAATGCCTTCCTGGACAGTCTGGCACATTATCGCCGCCGCCTCGGTCTGCCGGCGCTCAGCATCAACTGGGGGCCGTGGTCGCAGGTTGGCCTGGCCGCGGCGCAAACGAATCGTGGCGAGCGCCTGGAGAGCCGTGGCCTTGGCAGCCTCACACCGGCGCAGGGACTGGCAGCCCTGGCGGCCCTGCTCAGCGCGAATCCGGCACAAGCAGCGGTGATGCCGTTCGATTTTACCCTGTGGCGGCAGTTTCATCCGGCTGCCGAGCATGCCTCTCTCCTGGCAGAGTTCGCGCCGGCGCCGTCCGCCGCGCCAGCCTCCACAAGCGCCAGCGTCAAGCCGGTGGCTCTCAAAGAACAATTGTGTGCGCTCGAATCCGGGCGCAAGCGCCGCACCCTGCTGGAAGCGCATCTGCAGGAGCAAATTGCGCAGGTACTCAAGCTCAAACCCGCGGTGGTGACCTTGAACAAACCGCTGCGCACGCTGGGCATGGATTCGCTGATGGCGCTCGAGCTGCGCAATCGCCTGGAGCGCAGCCTCGGCCTCACCCTGCCTGCCACCACGTTTTTCAATTATCCGACGCTGGCGGCCCTGACCAAACATCTTGCGGAGAAAATGGAAATTTCACTGGAGACCGACCTGCTGTCGCAGGAAAACGGCAGCAAGCCTCCCACCCCCGACGCTGGCCGGCTTTCGTTTGAAGACACGCAGGACATCGGCAGAATTCTGGACGAGCTGGAACAGCTCTCGGAAGAAGAAGCCCGCAAAATCTTGACGAAGTGA